Genomic DNA from Verrucomicrobiota bacterium:
ATATGGGCGAACCAATGCAGCTTTTGACGTTCGATCTGTTCGCGGAAAACCTCATCCCCCGTCGGCGGCGAATACCAATCCGCCAACTCGCCGTCCTCCATCACCCACGTTTGGAAGTGAAATCCGCCCAGCGGGCTTTCCCGTATTTCGTAAGGTTTCCTTGCGAGCCATCGCTTTTCGGCGCCGCGAGTCATGGATCGAAACTCTGGCAGGTCGTAAGGCCTTGAAAAGACGACCGGGGCTGCCTGGCCGGTCAGTGGACATTGCAATCGCTGAATCATGTGCGGCCGCGCCATGCCTTTTCGCGTGCGTGAGCCGGGGGCATTCTCGCGGAGGGTTCGCGGCCTTGGCAAGCGCGTCTCCCGCGAGGGGGACTGTCCATCCACCGGCTTTTGCAGTGCGCCATGGCGCGTGGGCAAACACTGGGGCTGCTTCGAGCAGACGTTGGCGGAGCCATCCCCGGTCCACCTCGATCTCCTCTCCATGAATCCGGCCCAAGCGAAACCGTTGCATTGCCGTGGGCTTAACGTCAGGATGCGGGCATGCAATCCCCGCGCGTTTTCTGCTGTTCCTTCACCGCGCTCATGCTGAGTTCGGTCGTTTTTCCCGTGCTTGCCGCAACGCCTCCCGAGCCCCGATTCGAAGCGGTCGAGATCGACACCCAGATCGAAATCGGCTACGGCCTCGCCCTCGCCGACGTGGATGGCGACGGCAAGACGGATGTCCTTCTCGCCGACAAGTCCCGCTTTGTCTGGTACCAGAACCCCTCCTGGAAGAGACATATCCTCACCGACAAGCTCACGGAAAAGGACCATGTCTGCATCGCCGCCGCGGACATTGACGGCGACGGTCGAGCCGAAATTGCGGTGGGCGCGGAGTGGAATCCCGGGGACACCCAAAACAGCGGCGCCGTCTTTTATCTCGTGCCGCCCGCGGACCGGACCCAGAAATGGACTCCCGTCAAATTGCCCCACGAACCGACGGTGCATCGCATGCGGTGGATTCGCAGCAGGCAGGGAGGCTACGAATTGTTGATGGCGCCCTTGCACGGGCGTGACAATCGCAACGGCCAGGGCACGGCGGTACGATTGCTCACTTACCGCCGCGCCGGTTCGCCCGAGAAGGCGGAAAACTGGAAGGTCGAACCTATCCTGACCATGCAACACATCACTCATAATTTTCATCCCGTGCAATGGGATCAGGATCCGGAACACGAGTTCGTCCTGGCGGGAAAACAGGGTGTGTTCCTCTTCGATTCGGCCAAGGGATGGCATGGCCATCCCATCGCCGGTGGAGGCCTGGACGGTCCGGATGCGCCCGGCGCCGG
This window encodes:
- a CDS encoding class I SAM-dependent methyltransferase, whose product is MSLPGGVLVPDKAGLVGEKDIRLAVAIHVGEGEAVADFDLGVDLDRFESGLGRRCGKHGKNDRTQHERGEGTAENARGLHARILTLSPRQCNGFAWAGFMERRSRWTGDGSANVCSKQPQCLPTRHGALQKPVDGQSPSRETRLPRPRTLRENAPGSRTRKGMARPHMIQRLQCPLTGQAAPVVFSRPYDLPEFRSMTRGAEKRWLARKPYEIRESPLGGFHFQTWVMEDGELADWYSPPTGDEVFREQIERQKLHWFAHMTEEILVLRQLCPAPSPRVLDFGCNWGKWASMALAHGCDVYAVEVNRAAADFCSRRGIKIVTQEDLAGLEFDFINVDQVAEHLSDPLGVVGRLAGRLKPGAYLKLSTPDQSGLPARLKRAQASGDNGILEARTLDALAPLEHVNLFSGSSLRKLGQLCGLTPVRLPWLKWMGAGQLWNLPRQFNRNWVTPWKRWRQQGTYAWFQKS
- a CDS encoding VCBS repeat-containing protein is translated as MQSPRVFCCSFTALMLSSVVFPVLAATPPEPRFEAVEIDTQIEIGYGLALADVDGDGKTDVLLADKSRFVWYQNPSWKRHILTDKLTEKDHVCIAAADIDGDGRAEIAVGAEWNPGDTQNSGAVFYLVPPADRTQKWTPVKLPHEPTVHRMRWIRSRQGGYELLMAPLHGRDNRNGQGTAVRLLTYRRAGSPEKAENWKVEPILTMQHITHNFHPVQWDQDPEHEFVLAGKQGVFLFDSAKGWHGHPIAGGGLDGPDAPGAGEVRDGKLPGGRRYLATVEPWHGNSAVIYAENKATDRWERRVVDGTIVDGHAVACGDVLGLGHDQLVVGWRAMNRPGVKVGIRLYSP